AGCCGGGACAGGGATTGCTCCCCCTGCTAAGAGCCCCCTGCCCCTCCGCCTCTTCGGTCAAGGGGAGTATTTGCAGAGGTCAAAAATAGTGGGAAACTCAATCTAGACAAGTAATTGAGCGATTGAGACCAGCTATGACCACCAGCAAAAAAACCAATAGAGACCACGCAAAAAAGAAACAGCGACCAATGGTGGAAGATGAGCCGAGCAATTGGAAAGATTAAGTAGATGGGTGTGAAAAACCCAAACTATATTAAGATAAGTAAATAAAAACTGAATTTCGTTAATACAACTTAAGCTTAATTACTTTTTTCTATTTAAGAAACAAAAAAATTGTAAATTGTAAGTCTGATTACAGAAGAAAAAACAGAAGAAAAAGATTAAAGTTGAATTTCGTGAGTAAGTAAATTATGACTAAGATTGCAGATATAGCTTATGTTACTTATAAGCATCCTAATTTAAGGGAATGTGAACAATTTCTGAATGATTTCGGAATGATAACCTCTTTTAAGAGTGAAAATAGTTTGTACCTTCGAGGAAGAGGGAAAAGCCACCATATATATGTGGTCAATTTGGCGGAAACACCTGGATTTGTTGGGTTTGCATTAGAAGCAATTTCTGAAAAAGTTTTACAAGAACTGGCAGAATTATCTGAAGCATCGACAATTGAAGAGATGAAGACACCAGGTGGTGGTCAACGGGTAATAATAACTGATCCAAATGGATTTAACATAGAAGTAGTATATGGGATTGAAGAAGTAGAACCATTACCCATGCCTGAACCGATGCTATGGAATAATGGTAGTGTTAAAACACGGTTTGGTACTACTCAACGTCCCAAGAAAGAGCCGAGTCCGATTTTACGTTTAGGACATATTGGAATTGATGTAAAAGACTTTGAAACAAGTTATGAATGGTATCAAAAGACGTTTGGCTTAAAAGCATCAGATTTGATTTACTACGGACATCCTAGTTTAACAGTCGGGGGGTTTTTGCGCTGTCAAAAAGGTTCCGAATGGGTCGATCATCATACCATTGCTATGTTACAAGGATCTGAAGCGAAAGTGCATCATACCGCCTTTGAGGTACAAGATTTTGACGCGGTTAGCATTGGTCATCACTGGTTACTTGAAAAAGGATGGACTCCAGTTTGGGGAGTTGGTCGCCATTTGTTGGGAAGTCAGGTATTTGACTATTGGAAAGATCCATTTGGCAGCTTGATTGAACATTTTACAGACGGGGATGTATTTAATGAAAGCACCGAAACATCAGTTCATGCTGGGGGTTTAGACATTCTCTATCAATGGGGTTCAGCGATTCCTGAGAGCTTTTTAGGATAACGATTACAAAAAGAGGATAAACAAAAATGAATATCAAGGAAATTTTTGAAAAAAGGCGGTCTACACGTAAGTTTCGGACTGATCCAATTTCTAATGAAATTTTAAACGAGATTTTTCACTTAGGGTTTCAAGCTCCTTCAAGTTACAATTTGCAACCTTGGCGATTTATTGTAGTTAGAGACTCTGAAAATAAGGCAAAGTTGAGAGAATTTGGCTTTGAACAGGATAAGTTAGTAGATGCACCTGTTGTCTTAATTTGTTGTGGCGATCGCACTGTAAGCAATCGTCGTTATATAAATGAAGTGATTGAGTTAGGACGGCAAATCGGTACTATCTCAGAAAAACGGGCTAAGTTTATGCATATGGCTATTCCGCCTTTTTTCCAATTCAAACCCTGTTATCAGTCTTATGAGTCTTGGACAAACCGACAAGTAATGATTGCTGTTACTTATCTAATGATAGCTGCACAAAGTTTAGGGGTTGATAGTTGTCCAATTGAAGGTTTTGTGGCCAAACCATTACGGGAATATTTTCAAATTCCTGAATCAGTGGATGTTTGTTGTCTGTTGGCTTTGGGTTATGCAGATGAACCATTCAGTCAGTATGGAGGGCGTTTTGGGACAGATAAGCTGTGTTATGGAGAAATTTATGGAGAGTCTGTTAATTTAGCCTAAAAAAATGGGTCTTTCGTAGGCGTTATGCTGAATTTTCAACTCAAATTAGGGACTGGTCTTTAAAATCCAGTGTTTCAGGTAGTTAAAACCTAGATTTTTCCCAAAAGCTAAAACGTCAAGATTAAAAGCCGCCTTTCTTGCCCATCAAGGGATATGAGCTAATTTATGTTTTTAGCATAACAAGTAATGAAGAACCAAAAAAATCATGAATACTACTTAGAGGGGGACAATGACTATTTCTCTAGAGCAAAAATTCAATATCACTGAATTAGCCAGTATACTTGATATTTTAAATTGG
The Gloeotrichia echinulata CP02 DNA segment above includes these coding regions:
- a CDS encoding nitroreductase family protein; this encodes MNIKEIFEKRRSTRKFRTDPISNEILNEIFHLGFQAPSSYNLQPWRFIVVRDSENKAKLREFGFEQDKLVDAPVVLICCGDRTVSNRRYINEVIELGRQIGTISEKRAKFMHMAIPPFFQFKPCYQSYESWTNRQVMIAVTYLMIAAQSLGVDSCPIEGFVAKPLREYFQIPESVDVCCLLALGYADEPFSQYGGRFGTDKLCYGEIYGESVNLA
- a CDS encoding VOC family protein; this encodes MTKIADIAYVTYKHPNLRECEQFLNDFGMITSFKSENSLYLRGRGKSHHIYVVNLAETPGFVGFALEAISEKVLQELAELSEASTIEEMKTPGGGQRVIITDPNGFNIEVVYGIEEVEPLPMPEPMLWNNGSVKTRFGTTQRPKKEPSPILRLGHIGIDVKDFETSYEWYQKTFGLKASDLIYYGHPSLTVGGFLRCQKGSEWVDHHTIAMLQGSEAKVHHTAFEVQDFDAVSIGHHWLLEKGWTPVWGVGRHLLGSQVFDYWKDPFGSLIEHFTDGDVFNESTETSVHAGGLDILYQWGSAIPESFLG